A window of the Desulforapulum autotrophicum HRM2 genome harbors these coding sequences:
- a CDS encoding type III PLP-dependent enzyme domain-containing protein: protein MKQYDGSFYIYDEKKISSQIQILLENFPQFEFLYSIKTNPFPPIVKFVASKGFGADAASAQEVITGQKAGMPYEKILYSSPGKTSKDIERTIDKAMIIADSYNELVLINSVAQQKNIHKKVGLRINIDFSMDGEKGTSSKFGVDENTLVKQKEFLNGFSNIKIVGIHVHLRCQILDHGKICRYYERIIELGLFCKETLGWEMEFINLGGGLGIVYSLINDTPLDIEKLSCDCQGLIQRFNDKLKVRLIIETGRFITCEAGRYVTRIVDIKESLGTKYLIVEKGLNGFSRPSIAELLMDYTPENSNLKASEPLFTTKDAFEFIIPEGDTFDHEKVSIVGSLCTATDILVKDAMLPKAKIGDIVIVSKAGSYSYSLSPILFSSFCLPFQFYLNSDGEIFRSGTNSIL, encoded by the coding sequence ATGAAACAATACGATGGATCTTTTTACATCTATGATGAGAAAAAAATTTCCAGCCAGATTCAAATACTTTTAGAGAATTTTCCACAGTTTGAATTTTTGTATTCAATAAAAACCAATCCATTCCCTCCCATAGTTAAATTTGTTGCATCTAAAGGATTTGGTGCAGATGCAGCTTCAGCCCAAGAAGTAATTACAGGCCAGAAAGCAGGCATGCCGTATGAAAAGATACTGTATTCTTCTCCTGGAAAGACGTCCAAAGATATAGAAAGAACCATAGACAAGGCCATGATTATTGCAGACAGCTACAATGAACTGGTCTTAATTAATAGTGTTGCACAGCAAAAAAACATACATAAAAAAGTTGGACTCAGAATCAATATTGACTTCTCCATGGATGGGGAGAAAGGGACAAGCAGTAAATTTGGTGTTGATGAGAACACCTTGGTCAAGCAAAAAGAGTTTCTCAATGGTTTCTCAAATATAAAAATAGTTGGCATACATGTTCATCTGCGCTGCCAGATTCTTGATCATGGTAAAATTTGTCGGTACTATGAACGAATAATTGAACTGGGTTTGTTTTGCAAAGAGACCTTGGGGTGGGAGATGGAGTTCATTAACCTGGGCGGAGGGCTTGGCATTGTTTATTCATTGATCAATGACACCCCCCTTGATATTGAAAAGCTCAGTTGTGACTGCCAGGGATTAATTCAACGATTCAACGATAAATTAAAAGTAAGACTCATCATTGAAACCGGCAGGTTTATCACCTGCGAAGCTGGCCGGTATGTTACACGCATCGTCGACATAAAAGAATCCCTTGGAACAAAATATCTGATTGTGGAAAAAGGGCTCAATGGTTTTTCAAGGCCTTCCATTGCTGAACTCTTAATGGACTATACGCCTGAAAACAGCAATCTAAAGGCTTCTGAACCCTTGTTTACGACAAAAGATGCGTTTGAGTTTATCATTCCCGAAGGGGATACCTTCGACCATGAGAAAGTAAGTATTGTTGGAAGCTTGTGCACGGCAACGGATATACTTGTTAAGGATGCCATGCTTCCAAAGGCCAAAATCGGTGATATTGTTATCGTGTCAAAGGCGGGCAGTTATTCCTATTCGTTGTCACCAATATTGTTTTCAAGTTTTTGCCTGCCTTTTCAATTCTACCTGAATTCGGACGGTGAAATATTTCGGTCAGGCACTAACTCAATTCTTTGA
- a CDS encoding rhodanese-like domain-containing protein, with translation MKWKPYLTPIRSFDPDEARAFLNHRPVDQVTLVDVRQPGEYQAGHIPGARLIPLPELVDRLDDIPRNFPVIVYCSSGPRSRAACQLMTLDDSFGEIINLTGGFNAWEGEAALGRENQGLTFFTGAETPREILEIAYGLEQGLREFYLSMDKQVKNPGVRRLFATLARVETLHQESILREYQRIIDPSIKEDQLTAAALQGTLEGGMTTQEYIDYYMPQWEDPEDVVFLAMAIEAQALDLYLRAKTRVVDETSRKILTRIAQEEKSHLVHLGELMDGLISGTAT, from the coding sequence TTGAAATGGAAACCCTATCTCACCCCGATCCGTTCGTTTGACCCGGACGAAGCCCGTGCCTTTTTAAACCATCGTCCCGTGGACCAGGTCACCCTGGTGGATGTGCGTCAGCCGGGCGAATACCAGGCAGGCCATATTCCCGGAGCGCGCCTGATTCCCCTTCCAGAACTGGTGGATCGCCTGGACGATATCCCCAGAAATTTTCCTGTGATTGTATACTGCAGTTCAGGGCCGCGCAGCCGCGCCGCCTGCCAGCTCATGACCCTGGACGACTCTTTTGGCGAGATCATCAACCTTACAGGCGGTTTCAACGCCTGGGAGGGAGAGGCGGCACTTGGCCGGGAGAATCAGGGCCTCACCTTTTTCACAGGCGCTGAAACGCCCCGGGAGATCCTTGAAATTGCCTACGGTCTTGAACAGGGGTTAAGGGAATTTTATCTTTCCATGGACAAGCAGGTCAAAAATCCTGGGGTCCGGAGGTTGTTCGCCACCCTGGCCCGCGTTGAAACCCTTCACCAGGAAAGCATCCTCAGGGAATATCAGAGAATAATCGACCCCTCAATCAAAGAAGACCAGCTCACAGCCGCGGCCCTCCAGGGAACCCTTGAGGGCGGCATGACCACCCAGGAGTACATCGACTACTACATGCCCCAGTGGGAAGACCCCGAAGATGTGGTTTTCCTAGCCATGGCCATCGAGGCCCAGGCCCTGGATCTTTATCTCCGGGCCAAAACCCGTGTGGTGGACGAAACAAGCCGTAAAATCCTCACACGAATCGCCCAGGAGGAAAAGAGCCACCTTGTCCACCTGGGAGAACTCATGGACGGTCTGATTTCAGGCACAGCGACATGA
- a CDS encoding 1-acyl-sn-glycerol-3-phosphate acyltransferase: MTEKQQTIKKKRSFFKKSFSRLMTAAFNRISFVNLAERIANSEAGQPFLDRYNKLPLDWQNTDEINCIAVRLTMEQIEREGETVSRDEIEALVDEIAIRYKRKTHVDTAATMGLAFNHLFDNQNPDLPFTSPDKRELKHIEKLREYRRQGLGVVYLVNHSSHMDEFLVDLLWQDLGMGLPVFAAGQNMMVIKSLEKLLMTGSYVVLRQGASRHQVAALCNYCSALSRAGAQQGIFLEAWRGGARTRDGSLRYPKRLITLKGAINVESDLVIQPVALSYSAVPEDLMMCSRKSGISWLRGMGLLKTLARFPIHPKTFLWRSAKALYGRAYVTVPPPMLLSELKQAHAQDKTGISLDEFVALSSIKEIARNKKIMASQVTARGLVTARKHGQKNLTLAVKSEIAAIKEYHVETFGEAADFEDFIINNSAEEIVRDGLRTLKRRGVVNRFGKDLIGLPKVKDGIALSYYATHGDRRLYSPTASQNIVIVGAGNWGFALSSLIGNRLLDDKRYNNASLTIFDARKDVAAQMGLNRQGPGRFKDQLLPKNIFVTCDHPSAFRKASEVIVASKPETFEQDVRNILKVSEQPLTLIVATRGFIPGMNCIPFTAVRRLLSEYRRNDVEILTIAGPVSPNNVVDERQINGILAGPAPIIREISNMFNPNPERPILSSDPLGVQVADILARIYAIWVNFMISSKRITQTHETGFLMAEISAEACSLALALGANKETFNAGSIAWTASFITLCLDGVWRDFGRKAGLSVKKGKTPGRVVKKLNLQWIEEGKKLQSLIDIREALTCAHGLGVRMPVLEEMNATFLGEHEDTDDNSEV; the protein is encoded by the coding sequence ATGACTGAAAAGCAACAAACCATAAAAAAGAAGCGCTCTTTCTTTAAAAAGAGTTTCAGCCGCCTGATGACCGCTGCCTTCAACCGGATAAGCTTTGTAAACCTGGCAGAACGAATTGCCAATAGTGAGGCCGGCCAACCCTTTCTTGATCGATACAACAAACTTCCCCTGGACTGGCAGAACACCGACGAAATAAATTGCATCGCAGTTCGTCTGACCATGGAGCAGATCGAACGGGAGGGGGAAACCGTCTCAAGGGATGAGATAGAAGCCCTGGTCGACGAGATCGCCATCCGTTACAAACGCAAAACCCATGTGGATACGGCAGCCACCATGGGACTTGCTTTTAACCACCTCTTTGACAACCAGAATCCCGACCTTCCCTTTACCTCCCCTGATAAACGTGAATTAAAGCACATTGAAAAACTCAGGGAGTACAGACGCCAGGGATTGGGCGTAGTCTACCTTGTCAACCATTCATCCCACATGGATGAGTTCCTGGTGGATCTGCTGTGGCAGGATCTTGGCATGGGACTTCCCGTATTTGCCGCAGGCCAGAACATGATGGTTATTAAAAGCCTTGAGAAGCTCCTCATGACCGGATCCTATGTGGTGCTACGCCAGGGGGCAAGCCGCCACCAGGTTGCAGCCCTTTGCAACTATTGCAGCGCCCTGAGCCGGGCCGGGGCCCAGCAGGGCATTTTTCTTGAAGCGTGGCGGGGGGGTGCAAGAACCCGGGACGGAAGCCTGAGGTATCCCAAGCGCCTTATCACACTCAAGGGAGCCATCAACGTTGAGAGCGACCTGGTCATTCAGCCCGTAGCACTCTCCTACTCCGCCGTTCCCGAAGACCTGATGATGTGTTCAAGAAAAAGCGGCATCTCCTGGCTGCGGGGCATGGGCCTGTTAAAGACCCTGGCAAGATTTCCGATTCATCCCAAGACCTTTCTATGGCGGTCTGCAAAAGCGCTGTACGGACGGGCCTATGTCACGGTCCCGCCCCCCATGCTTTTGAGCGAACTGAAACAGGCCCATGCCCAAGATAAAACAGGCATTTCCCTTGATGAATTTGTAGCCCTGTCATCCATCAAGGAAATCGCCAGAAACAAAAAAATCATGGCCAGCCAGGTAACTGCCAGGGGGCTTGTGACGGCAAGAAAACACGGTCAGAAAAATCTTACACTGGCAGTAAAATCCGAAATTGCGGCCATCAAAGAGTACCATGTGGAAACCTTTGGCGAAGCAGCTGATTTTGAAGATTTCATCATCAACAACTCTGCTGAGGAGATCGTGAGAGACGGCCTTCGGACCCTGAAACGAAGAGGCGTTGTCAATCGTTTTGGCAAAGACCTCATCGGTCTTCCCAAGGTCAAGGACGGCATCGCCCTCTCCTACTACGCCACCCACGGAGACCGGCGGCTCTACTCACCCACAGCCAGCCAGAACATCGTGATTGTTGGGGCTGGGAACTGGGGATTTGCCCTGTCTTCACTCATCGGCAACCGGCTTCTTGACGACAAACGTTACAACAACGCGAGCCTCACTATCTTTGACGCAAGAAAAGATGTGGCCGCCCAGATGGGCCTTAACCGCCAGGGTCCGGGCAGATTCAAAGACCAGCTCCTTCCAAAAAACATTTTTGTAACCTGTGACCACCCCAGCGCATTTAGAAAGGCAAGCGAAGTGATCGTGGCATCCAAACCGGAAACCTTTGAACAGGATGTCCGAAATATTCTAAAAGTCTCGGAGCAGCCCCTTACCCTCATCGTAGCCACCCGGGGATTTATTCCCGGAATGAACTGCATCCCCTTTACTGCGGTGCGGCGGCTTTTATCCGAATACCGGCGAAACGATGTGGAGATTCTGACCATTGCAGGACCTGTTTCGCCCAATAATGTTGTTGACGAGCGCCAGATCAACGGCATCCTGGCAGGCCCTGCCCCCATCATAAGAGAAATCTCAAACATGTTTAACCCCAATCCTGAACGTCCCATACTGTCAAGCGACCCCCTGGGCGTTCAGGTCGCCGATATTCTGGCAAGGATTTACGCCATCTGGGTCAACTTCATGATTTCGTCCAAACGCATCACCCAAACCCATGAGACAGGCTTTCTCATGGCTGAAATTTCAGCCGAAGCCTGTTCACTGGCCTTGGCCCTTGGGGCAAACAAGGAGACTTTCAATGCCGGAAGCATTGCCTGGACAGCCTCCTTTATCACCCTCTGCCTTGATGGCGTGTGGCGAGACTTTGGCAGAAAGGCCGGCCTTTCCGTAAAAAAAGGCAAAACCCCCGGACGGGTTGTCAAAAAACTGAACCTCCAGTGGATCGAAGAGGGTAAAAAACTCCAATCCCTGATCGACATCAGAGAGGCACTGACCTGCGCCCATGGACTGGGCGTCAGGATGCCCGTCCTCGAAGAAATGAACGCCACCTTCCTGGGAGAGCATGAAGATACAGACGATAATTCGGAGGTTTGA
- a CDS encoding SUI1 family translation initiation factor — MAKQTKNSTLVYSTEIGRVCPACSLPVAECRCRKAGQAIETDGKVRISYVTKGRRGKGVTLITGLALEADELKCLGKRLKQRCGTGGTVKGGTIEIQGDQRVLLTAELKALGKI; from the coding sequence ATGGCAAAACAGACAAAAAATTCCACCCTTGTATATTCCACTGAAATCGGCAGAGTCTGTCCTGCCTGCAGTCTGCCCGTGGCGGAGTGCCGGTGCCGTAAAGCCGGACAGGCGATTGAGACGGATGGCAAGGTAAGGATCTCCTACGTCACAAAGGGGCGCAGGGGCAAGGGGGTCACCCTTATCACGGGGCTTGCCCTGGAGGCTGACGAACTGAAGTGTCTTGGCAAAAGACTGAAGCAGCGGTGCGGCACGGGCGGCACGGTAAAGGGGGGGACCATTGAGATCCAGGGGGATCAGCGGGTACTCCTCACGGCTGAGCTCAAGGCGCTTGGAAAGATTTGA
- a CDS encoding P-loop NTPase family protein — protein MDIKLSGIVIIVGNYGSGKTETAVNLAFNRRAVGIDVAMADLDLVNPYFRTREARQVLFEKGIRLVLPEEKYMDADLPILAPQVAGLIKNPAELTILDAGGDDVGSIVLAALADSLAGRQINLIQVVNPLRPFTETVEGCMRIREEIEYSSKLKITGLVSNANLMDETTPDIIYKGYDLIQEVSERTGIGVEFITAHGDLLPDLDLTRFKTPVLPILRWLVPPWKRQGS, from the coding sequence GTGGATATAAAACTGAGCGGCATTGTTATTATTGTTGGCAACTATGGTAGCGGAAAAACTGAAACCGCCGTAAACCTTGCCTTTAACCGTCGCGCTGTTGGCATTGACGTGGCCATGGCAGATCTTGACCTTGTCAATCCCTATTTCAGGACCCGGGAGGCAAGGCAGGTCTTATTTGAAAAGGGAATCCGGCTGGTGTTGCCTGAAGAAAAATACATGGATGCAGATCTTCCCATACTGGCACCCCAAGTGGCGGGTTTGATCAAAAATCCGGCTGAGTTGACCATCCTTGACGCTGGGGGAGATGACGTGGGAAGCATCGTGCTTGCAGCCCTTGCAGATTCCCTTGCCGGCAGACAGATAAACCTGATCCAGGTGGTGAATCCACTCAGGCCCTTTACCGAGACGGTGGAGGGGTGCATGAGGATAAGAGAGGAGATAGAGTATTCGTCAAAGTTGAAGATAACCGGTTTGGTGAGCAACGCCAATCTCATGGACGAGACAACGCCGGATATCATATACAAGGGATATGACTTGATACAGGAGGTGTCGGAACGGACTGGCATAGGCGTGGAATTTATCACGGCCCATGGGGATCTTCTCCCCGATCTTGATCTGACAAGATTTAAAACCCCTGTATTGCCTATTTTAAGATGGCTTGTTCCCCCGTGGAAGAGGCAAGGTTCCTAA
- a CDS encoding 4Fe-4S dicluster domain-containing protein: protein MALKHIIDAERCKGCGLCVSVCPKNVLEISDTVSTKGYFPAFQARPDDCIQCTLCCIMCPDVAITIIESDLEKAMEDK from the coding sequence ATGGCATTAAAACATATTATTGACGCTGAAAGGTGTAAGGGCTGCGGTCTGTGCGTATCCGTGTGTCCTAAAAATGTGCTGGAGATTTCCGACACTGTGAGCACCAAGGGGTACTTTCCCGCCTTTCAGGCAAGACCGGATGACTGCATTCAATGCACATTGTGCTGTATCATGTGTCCGGATGTGGCTATCACGATTATTGAATCTGATCTGGAAAAAGCAATGGAGGACAAGTGA
- the vorB gene encoding 3-methyl-2-oxobutanoate dehydrogenase subunit VorB, protein MAKVLMKGNEAIGEAAIRAGCKNYFAYPITPQSEVAEYLAKRMPEVDGVFVQGESEVAVGYMIFGAAGCGERVMTTSSSPGISLMSEALSYIAGARCPAVFVNIMRGGPGLGGILPSQGDYFQATKGGGHGDYRLLVMAPEGVQEAVEMTMKAFNLAEKYRGPVMILGDGLIGQMMEPVEFPENFDTTPTNKDDWATSGMDTRKSDKKNIVKSLFLDPKALNDHNLLLKSNYERMKQEEILYEGYNTDADYKVLIVSYGTMSRVCKTAIDTMKAQGLEIGMIRPQTLFPFPEKAVHEAAVKASCSHVVSIELNMGQMVEDVDRCVKGQRPVTWYGECGGDIPTPEEIIDHVKSLLNN, encoded by the coding sequence ATGGCTAAGGTGTTGATGAAGGGAAACGAAGCGATCGGTGAGGCGGCAATCCGAGCCGGGTGCAAGAATTATTTTGCCTATCCCATCACTCCCCAGTCAGAGGTCGCAGAATACCTGGCCAAGAGAATGCCTGAAGTTGACGGTGTTTTTGTCCAGGGAGAGAGTGAAGTCGCCGTTGGGTATATGATTTTCGGGGCCGCAGGCTGTGGCGAACGGGTGATGACCACCTCTTCAAGTCCTGGCATCAGCCTCATGAGTGAGGCGTTGAGCTATATTGCAGGGGCCCGCTGTCCGGCCGTTTTTGTTAACATCATGCGTGGTGGTCCCGGGCTTGGGGGGATTCTTCCCTCCCAGGGAGATTACTTCCAGGCAACCAAGGGTGGTGGTCATGGTGACTACAGGCTTCTGGTCATGGCTCCCGAAGGAGTCCAGGAGGCCGTTGAAATGACCATGAAGGCGTTCAATCTGGCTGAAAAGTACCGGGGACCGGTCATGATTCTTGGGGACGGACTCATTGGGCAGATGATGGAGCCGGTTGAGTTTCCGGAAAATTTTGACACAACTCCTACCAATAAAGATGACTGGGCCACAAGCGGCATGGACACCAGAAAGAGCGACAAAAAGAACATTGTAAAGTCCCTGTTTCTGGATCCAAAGGCTTTGAATGATCACAACCTTTTGCTTAAATCCAATTATGAACGGATGAAACAGGAGGAAATCCTTTACGAGGGATACAACACAGACGCAGATTACAAGGTTCTCATCGTGAGTTACGGCACCATGAGTCGCGTGTGCAAGACCGCCATTGATACCATGAAAGCCCAGGGCCTTGAGATCGGCATGATCCGTCCCCAGACCCTGTTTCCTTTCCCGGAAAAAGCGGTCCACGAGGCGGCTGTCAAGGCAAGCTGCAGCCACGTTGTCAGCATCGAGCTCAACATGGGGCAGATGGTCGAGGACGTTGATCGTTGCGTCAAGGGGCAGCGCCCGGTGACCTGGTATGGAGAGTGCGGAGGGGATATTCCTACCCCTGAAGAGATTATCGACCATGTCAAGTCATTATTGAACAACTAA
- a CDS encoding thiamine pyrophosphate-dependent enzyme, which translates to MGKTFSRPEALSDAHTHYCPGCTHGIVHRLVAEVIDELGIRGRTVGIAPVGCAVLAYNYFTCDFQEAAHGRAPAMATGIKRVRPDLMVFTYQGDGDLASIGMGEIVHAANRGEKFTTIFINNAIYGMTGGQMAPTTMPGQRATTAPAGRDVEKTGMPMRMCELLSSLATPGYIARETVLKPKYINKAKKAIKKAFEFQKENRCFSFVEIVSTCPTNWGMTPLDAMKWAEDTLLPYYPLGEFKTPDA; encoded by the coding sequence ATGGGAAAAACATTTTCAAGGCCTGAAGCTCTTTCCGACGCCCACACCCACTATTGTCCCGGATGCACCCACGGGATTGTACACCGGTTGGTTGCAGAGGTCATTGACGAGCTCGGCATAAGGGGAAGGACCGTGGGTATCGCCCCTGTGGGGTGTGCTGTTCTTGCATACAACTACTTTACCTGTGATTTTCAGGAAGCGGCCCACGGCCGGGCGCCTGCCATGGCAACGGGAATCAAGCGGGTGAGACCTGATCTCATGGTCTTTACTTACCAGGGTGACGGTGACCTTGCCAGCATTGGCATGGGTGAGATTGTCCATGCGGCTAACAGGGGTGAAAAGTTCACCACCATTTTCATCAATAACGCCATCTACGGCATGACCGGCGGCCAGATGGCCCCGACCACCATGCCCGGTCAGCGGGCCACCACAGCTCCTGCCGGAAGGGATGTTGAAAAAACCGGCATGCCCATGCGCATGTGTGAGCTTCTTTCAAGCCTTGCCACACCCGGGTACATCGCCCGGGAGACGGTACTGAAACCCAAGTATATTAACAAGGCAAAAAAAGCGATCAAAAAGGCCTTTGAATTTCAGAAGGAAAATCGCTGCTTCAGCTTTGTGGAGATTGTGTCAACCTGCCCGACCAACTGGGGCATGACACCTCTGGATGCGATGAAATGGGCTGAAGATACACTTCTTCCCTATTATCCGCTTGGGGAGTTCAAGACGCCTGACGCGTAA
- a CDS encoding 2-oxoacid:acceptor oxidoreductase family protein gives MQKEVMFAGFGGQGILLSAKLLAHAAMEQGSEVMWIPSYGPEMRGGTAYCTVVVSDKHIGSPIIKNPTHLVAMNRPSLEKFAPVVKSDGVVLINSSLIPIRSGRTDVVELIVPANETAIRLGSVKCANIVAVSAFAAKSKMVDVEILRECVKKEFSKKPKLIPLNMKAFDEGLKIAGM, from the coding sequence ATGCAGAAAGAAGTTATGTTTGCAGGTTTTGGAGGCCAGGGAATTCTCTTGAGCGCAAAGCTGCTTGCCCATGCCGCCATGGAGCAGGGATCCGAGGTGATGTGGATTCCCTCCTACGGTCCGGAGATGAGGGGGGGGACAGCCTATTGCACTGTTGTGGTGAGCGATAAACACATCGGATCTCCCATCATCAAGAATCCCACCCACTTGGTTGCCATGAACCGACCGTCCCTTGAGAAGTTCGCCCCCGTGGTAAAGTCCGACGGGGTAGTGCTGATCAACTCTTCATTGATTCCCATTCGTTCGGGCAGAACCGATGTGGTCGAACTCATCGTGCCTGCCAACGAAACCGCCATAAGGCTTGGAAGCGTAAAATGCGCCAATATTGTTGCTGTAAGCGCCTTTGCCGCAAAGAGCAAGATGGTGGATGTGGAGATTCTGAGGGAGTGTGTTAAAAAGGAATTTTCAAAAAAACCAAAGCTGATCCCTTTGAATATGAAAGCCTTTGACGAGGGGTTAAAGATAGCCGGTATGTAA
- a CDS encoding amino acid-binding protein: protein MIRVEIALFLKNAPGELGTLTSLLGEAGVNIDAITIQDASSYVQNLFEARGKSLKRIASSANYSSMRRDSADFALIRIVVNKPDVAVDVLNKHDYIFDTKDVIAIDIENVPGKLAEITRKFGTEGININYVYGSVSPADTKCLFVFSPEDVALAAKIF from the coding sequence ATGATCAGGGTTGAAATCGCTCTTTTTCTTAAAAATGCTCCCGGAGAACTTGGAACGCTTACATCGCTTCTCGGGGAGGCCGGGGTGAATATTGATGCCATCACCATCCAGGATGCGTCAAGCTATGTTCAGAATCTGTTCGAAGCAAGGGGAAAATCCCTGAAGCGCATCGCATCGTCAGCCAATTACAGCTCCATGCGAAGGGACAGCGCCGATTTTGCCCTGATCCGGATTGTTGTGAATAAACCCGATGTTGCCGTTGATGTTTTGAATAAACATGACTATATCTTTGACACCAAGGATGTCATTGCCATTGATATTGAGAATGTTCCTGGAAAACTTGCCGAGATTACCAGGAAATTCGGCACGGAGGGAATTAACATTAACTATGTCTATGGATCGGTCTCTCCGGCAGATACCAAGTGTCTGTTTGTTTTTTCCCCTGAAGATGTTGCACTTGCCGCAAAGATTTTTTAG
- a CDS encoding acyl-CoA dehydrogenase, translated as MSFKLSDEQLMIQSMVREFSRKVVAATAAERDQTKEFPWKNFKQMGELGLMGMMIPTEYGGEGADAVSYVLALSEIAYSCASTSVVMSVQNSIVCESINRFGTEEQKQTFLVPLAQGEIIGAFALTEPDAGSDPVSQTTTAVRDDNNYVINGTKRFITSGKNSRAVIVTAKTDETARHKGISAFLVAKDTPGLIVGHMEDKMGLRASDTTDLIFENCRVPASALLGNEGDGFKIAMAGLDSGRIGIAAQSLGVAQAALDASVKYAKKRKQFGKAIANHQGIRWQIADMATQIEAARQLVMSAASMKDRKENYTTQASMAKLFASEMVNQVTARAIQIHGGYGFTKDYPVERFYRDARVFTIYEGTSEIQRIVISNSVLK; from the coding sequence ATGTCATTCAAATTAAGCGATGAACAGTTGATGATCCAGAGCATGGTCAGGGAATTTTCCAGGAAGGTGGTTGCGGCAACGGCAGCTGAGCGGGACCAGACCAAGGAATTTCCCTGGAAAAATTTCAAGCAGATGGGTGAACTGGGTCTCATGGGCATGATGATTCCCACAGAGTATGGCGGGGAAGGAGCAGACGCGGTATCCTATGTATTGGCCCTGTCTGAGATTGCCTATTCATGCGCCTCCACATCGGTGGTCATGTCTGTGCAAAATTCCATTGTATGCGAAAGCATCAACCGCTTCGGAACGGAAGAACAAAAACAAACCTTCCTCGTCCCCCTGGCACAGGGTGAGATCATCGGTGCCTTTGCCCTGACAGAACCCGATGCCGGTTCAGATCCGGTGAGCCAGACTACAACGGCAGTTCGTGATGATAACAACTACGTGATCAACGGCACAAAACGGTTTATCACCTCAGGCAAAAACTCCAGAGCCGTCATCGTAACGGCAAAAACCGACGAAACCGCCCGCCACAAAGGAATCAGCGCCTTTCTTGTGGCAAAGGACACCCCCGGCCTCATCGTTGGCCACATGGAAGACAAAATGGGGCTCAGGGCTTCGGACACCACGGATCTTATCTTTGAAAACTGCCGAGTACCGGCCTCAGCCCTCCTGGGCAACGAAGGAGACGGGTTTAAAATCGCCATGGCAGGCCTTGACAGCGGCAGAATCGGCATTGCCGCCCAATCCCTTGGCGTGGCCCAGGCAGCCCTTGACGCCTCGGTCAAATATGCAAAAAAAAGAAAACAGTTTGGCAAGGCCATTGCCAACCACCAGGGTATAAGATGGCAGATCGCCGATATGGCGACCCAGATTGAAGCGGCACGCCAGCTTGTCATGTCGGCTGCCAGCATGAAGGACAGAAAGGAAAATTACACGACCCAGGCTTCAATGGCGAAACTGTTTGCATCGGAAATGGTCAACCAGGTGACGGCAAGGGCCATCCAGATCCATGGAGGGTATGGTTTTACAAAGGATTATCCCGTGGAGCGGTTCTACAGGGATGCAAGGGTGTTCACTATCTACGAGGGGACATCCGAAATTCAGCGCATTGTCATCTCAAACAGCGTCCTCAAGTAG
- a CDS encoding helix-turn-helix domain-containing protein yields the protein MAKKKTPLVHIGETIKKVRLEKSVDLDFLANETGLSIDFLKKVESGEQRPSVGSLLQISRALGIDSGYFLKDQASNAEKRAEAYTKRTDNYAYTPLTPGAENKHLKAFRILVEANKSHGGVGFRHEGEEFVYVLKGAVEIAVGDHVNRLKAGESLHFNSSIKHDLKNSGDTDAELIVVVYSP from the coding sequence ATGGCAAAAAAAAAGACCCCTCTTGTTCACATTGGTGAAACAATAAAAAAGGTCAGGCTGGAAAAATCCGTTGATCTTGATTTCCTTGCCAATGAAACTGGCCTGTCCATTGACTTTTTAAAGAAGGTGGAATCAGGGGAGCAGCGCCCTTCGGTGGGCTCCCTTCTCCAGATTTCCAGGGCACTGGGCATTGATTCCGGCTACTTCCTCAAGGACCAGGCGTCAAATGCGGAAAAACGGGCAGAGGCCTATACTAAACGCACGGACAACTATGCCTATACCCCCCTCACCCCAGGGGCGGAGAACAAACATTTAAAGGCCTTTCGCATCCTTGTTGAGGCAAACAAATCCCACGGAGGTGTCGGTTTTCGCCACGAGGGAGAAGAGTTTGTCTATGTACTCAAGGGAGCGGTTGAAATCGCCGTGGGAGACCATGTAAACCGCCTTAAAGCAGGTGAATCCCTTCACTTTAATTCCAGCATTAAGCACGATCTGAAAAACTCGGGTGACACGGATGCTGAACTCATTGTGGTCGTATATAGCCCCTAG